In one window of Frigoriglobus tundricola DNA:
- a CDS encoding beta strand repeat-containing protein → MYYVSTAGADAAAGDAAHPWLTLQHAADTVQAGDTVNVLAGNYAGFCLTTTGTASARITFTGQAGADITSDNPVTADGINIENASYVTVQGFTVTGAQRAGIRSVTNTNVIIQNNDCDQNAVWGIFSGFSKNLQILNNVASRSAQQHGIYVSNSDTTGNGNNPTISGNTVWGNHDCGIELNGDLNTSGSGGIISGATVTDNVIYDNGVGGGAGINCDGVQNSVFENNLVYNEHATGISLSYVTAGGGSSNNRVVNNTVLIASDGRWALNIDNQSTGNTVLNNILDGPAGAFPGAFDVSTDSLTGLTSDYNLVENKLSNSDGNSANLTLAQWQSATGQDAHSVTSAFDTTALSALFGSAASGNYHLIAGSPAINIGTATDAPATDAKGTLRPSGAGVDIGYDEYSTANITTHFQVSAPATATAGTAFTVTVTAQTGTGATDTGYRGTVHFTSTDGQAGLPADYTFTAADAGIHTFTVTLQTVGSESVTATDTATGAITGAATATVASAGTTFAVSAPSAATAGTAFTVTVTAQTSGGTNTGYRGTVHFTSTDGQAVLPANYTFTAADAGVHTFTVTLKTAGSESITATDTVTGAITGTATTTVSAASASTLQVSEPATATAGSSFSVTVTAKDAYGNVATGYRGMVHFTSTDGQAVLPANYTFTAADAGAHTFTVTLKTAGSESVTATDTVTGAITGTATTTVSAASASVLQVSEPTTATAGTAFSVTATLKDAYGNVATGYRGMVHFTSTDGQAVLPANYTFTAADAGAHTFTVTLKTAGSESVTATDTVTGAITGTATTTVSAASASVLQVSEPTTATAGTAFSVTATLKDAYGNVATGYRGTVHFTSTDGQAVLPANYTFTAADAGAHTFTVTLKTAGSKSVTATDTVTSALTSSASTTVSAASASVLQVSEPATATAGSSFSVTVTAKDAYGNVATGYRGTVHFTSTDGQAVLPANYTFTAADAGAHTFTVTLKTAGSESVTATDTVTGAITGTATTTVSAASASVLQVSEPTTATAGTAFSVTATLKDAYGNVATGYRGTVHFTSTDGQAVLPANYTFTVADAGAHTFTVTLKTAGSKSVTVTDTVTGGITGTATTTVSASSASVLQVSEPTTATVGSSFSVTVTAKDAYGNVATGYLGTVHFTSTDGQAVLPANYTFTVTDAGVHTFAVTLESTGSKSVTATDTVTNSITGIGSTNVNATAPPPPPSAPAPVAQRAPDVPLYAAGSAAGGSGVVSAYSPVTGGTLIQFQPFGAYTGGVKVAVGDVTGDGYDDLIVMAGPGALNGLVEIYSGKDFSLVSEYFAFPGYQGEFNIAAGDVTGSGVADVIFSTATGGDFVFAYAGASTQMITLFSAFGGFTGGVTIAAGDVQGVGRDQIIVGTASQVGAAGVFNTAGQLLQPYYFAPIPMNGVNVAAGDLNNSGHDDIIFGARTGSTLVLEYDGVSQGLMGWFFAYPGQSFGVTVATEDPTGDGYADIVTGFTGNVSAIALYSGLSFQLLAVDFTPAGTSGLSVAGSHA, encoded by the coding sequence GTGTACTACGTGTCGACGGCCGGGGCGGACGCCGCGGCCGGGGACGCGGCCCACCCGTGGCTCACCCTCCAGCACGCCGCCGACACGGTCCAGGCCGGCGACACCGTGAACGTCCTGGCCGGCAACTACGCCGGGTTCTGCCTGACCACCACCGGCACCGCTAGTGCCCGGATCACCTTCACCGGCCAGGCCGGGGCCGACATCACCTCGGACAACCCGGTCACCGCCGACGGCATCAACATCGAGAACGCGAGCTACGTCACGGTCCAGGGGTTCACCGTCACCGGGGCCCAGCGGGCCGGGATCCGCTCGGTCACCAACACCAACGTCATCATCCAGAACAACGACTGCGACCAGAACGCCGTGTGGGGCATCTTCAGCGGGTTCAGCAAGAACCTCCAGATCCTCAACAACGTGGCCTCCCGCTCGGCCCAGCAGCACGGGATCTACGTGTCCAACAGCGACACCACGGGCAACGGCAACAACCCGACCATCAGCGGCAACACGGTCTGGGGCAACCACGACTGCGGGATCGAGCTGAACGGGGACCTGAACACCAGCGGGTCCGGCGGGATCATCTCCGGGGCCACGGTGACCGACAACGTGATCTACGACAACGGGGTCGGGGGCGGGGCCGGGATCAACTGCGACGGGGTCCAGAACTCGGTGTTCGAGAACAACCTGGTGTACAACGAGCACGCCACCGGCATCAGCCTGTCCTACGTGACCGCCGGGGGCGGGTCGTCCAACAACCGAGTGGTCAACAACACGGTCCTCATCGCGTCCGACGGCCGCTGGGCCCTGAACATCGACAACCAGAGCACCGGCAACACGGTGCTCAACAACATCCTGGACGGCCCGGCCGGGGCGTTCCCGGGCGCGTTCGACGTGTCCACCGACAGCCTGACCGGGCTCACCAGCGACTACAACCTGGTCGAGAACAAGTTGTCCAACTCGGACGGGAACTCGGCCAACCTGACGCTGGCCCAGTGGCAGTCCGCCACCGGCCAGGACGCGCACTCGGTCACCAGCGCGTTCGACACGACCGCGCTGAGCGCCCTGTTCGGGTCCGCGGCCAGCGGGAACTACCACCTGATCGCCGGGTCCCCGGCCATCAACATCGGGACCGCGACCGACGCCCCGGCGACCGACGCCAAGGGCACCCTGCGGCCCAGCGGGGCCGGCGTGGACATCGGGTACGACGAGTACTCCACGGCCAACATCACCACCCACTTCCAGGTGTCGGCCCCGGCGACGGCGACCGCGGGCACCGCGTTCACGGTGACGGTGACGGCCCAGACCGGCACCGGGGCCACGGACACCGGGTACCGGGGCACGGTCCACTTCACGAGTACGGACGGTCAGGCGGGGCTGCCGGCCGACTACACGTTCACCGCGGCGGACGCCGGGATCCACACGTTCACGGTGACGCTCCAGACGGTCGGGTCCGAGTCGGTGACGGCGACGGACACCGCGACCGGGGCCATCACCGGGGCCGCGACTGCGACGGTCGCGAGCGCCGGGACCACGTTCGCGGTGTCGGCCCCGTCGGCGGCGACCGCGGGCACCGCGTTCACGGTGACGGTGACGGCTCAAACCAGCGGCGGGACCAACACCGGGTACCGGGGTACGGTCCACTTCACGAGTACAGACGGTCAGGCGGTGCTGCCGGCCAACTACACGTTCACGGCGGCCGATGCCGGGGTCCACACGTTCACGGTGACCCTGAAGACGGCCGGGTCCGAATCGATCACGGCGACGGACACGGTGACCGGCGCGATTACGGGAACTGCGACCACGACGGTGTCGGCGGCGTCGGCCAGCACGCTCCAGGTGTCCGAGCCCGCCACGGCGACGGCCGGTTCGTCCTTCAGCGTCACGGTCACGGCGAAGGACGCGTACGGGAACGTTGCCACCGGCTATCGTGGTATGGTCCACTTCACGAGTACCGATGGTCAGGCGGTGCTGCCCGCGAACTACACGTTCACGGCGGCCGATGCCGGGGCGCACACGTTCACGGTGACCCTGAAGACGGCCGGGTCCGAATCCGTGACCGCGACGGACACGGTGACCGGCGCGATTACGGGAACTGCGACCACGACGGTGTCGGCGGCGTCGGCCAGCGTGCTCCAGGTGTCCGAGCCCACCACGGCGACGGCGGGCACCGCGTTCAGCGTGACCGCGACCCTGAAGGACGCGTACGGGAACGTCGCCACCGGCTATCGTGGTATGGTCCACTTCACGAGTACCGATGGTCAGGCGGTGCTGCCCGCGAACTACACGTTCACGGCGGCCGATGCCGGGGCGCACACGTTCACGGTGACCCTGAAGACGGCCGGGTCCGAATCCGTGACCGCGACGGACACGGTGACCGGCGCGATTACGGGAACTGCGACCACGACGGTGTCGGCGGCGTCGGCCAGCGTGCTCCAGGTGTCCGAGCCCACCACGGCGACGGCGGGCACCGCGTTCAGCGTGACTGCGACCCTGAAGGACGCGTACGGGAACGTCGCCACTGGCTATCGTGGCACGGTTCACTTCACGAGTACCGATGGTCAGGCGGTGCTGCCCGCGAACTACACGTTCACGGCGGCCGATGCCGGGGCGCACACGTTCACGGTGACCCTGAAGACGGCCGGCTCGAAGTCGGTGACGGCGACGGACACGGTGACCAGTGCGCTGACGAGTAGTGCGTCCACGACGGTGTCGGCGGCGTCGGCCAGCGTGCTCCAGGTGTCCGAGCCCGCCACGGCGACGGCCGGTTCGTCCTTCAGCGTCACGGTCACGGCGAAGGACGCGTACGGGAACGTTGCCACCGGCTATCGTGGTACGGTCCACTTCACGAGTACCGATGGTCAGGCGGTGCTGCCCGCGAACTACACGTTCACGGCGGCCGATGCCGGGGCGCACACGTTCACGGTGACCCTGAAGACGGCCGGGTCCGAATCCGTGACCGCGACGGACACGGTGACCGGCGCGATTACGGGAACTGCGACCACGACGGTGTCGGCGGCGTCGGCCAGCGTGCTCCAGGTGTCCGAGCCCACCACGGCGACGGCGGGCACCGCGTTCAGCGTGACTGCGACCCTGAAGGACGCGTACGGGAACGTCGCCACTGGCTATCGTGGCACGGTTCACTTCACGAGTACCGATGGTCAGGCGGTGCTGCCCGCGAACTACACGTTCACGGTCGCGGATGCCGGGGCTCACACGTTCACGGTGACCCTGAAGACGGCCGGCTCGAAGTCGGTGACGGTGACGGACACGGTGACCGGTGGGATTACGGGAACCGCGACCACGACGGTGTCCGCATCGTCGGCCAGCGTGCTCCAGGTGTCCGAGCCCACCACAGCGACGGTCGGTTCGTCCTTCAGCGTGACAGTCACGGCGAAGGACGCGTACGGGAACGTGGCCACCGGGTACCTGGGTACGGTCCACTTCACGAGCACGGACGGTCAGGCGGTGCTGCCCGCGAACTACACGTTCACGGTCACGGACGCCGGGGTTCACACGTTCGCCGTGACTCTTGAGTCCACCGGTTCGAAGTCGGTGACCGCGACGGACACGGTAACCAACTCGATCACCGGTATCGGGTCCACGAACGTGAACGCGACCGCGCCGCCTCCGCCCCCGTCGGCACCCGCACCGGTCGCGCAGCGTGCGCCTGACGTCCCACTTTATGCGGCGGGGAGCGCGGCGGGCGGTTCCGGTGTCGTTTCGGCGTACAGTCCCGTGACGGGCGGGACGCTCATTCAGTTCCAGCCGTTCGGTGCCTACACGGGCGGGGTGAAGGTGGCGGTGGGTGACGTGACCGGGGACGGGTACGACGACCTGATCGTGATGGCCGGGCCCGGTGCCCTCAACGGCCTGGTCGAGATCTACAGCGGCAAGGACTTCTCGCTCGTCAGCGAGTATTTTGCGTTCCCGGGGTACCAGGGCGAGTTCAACATCGCGGCCGGGGACGTGACCGGCAGCGGGGTCGCGGACGTGATCTTCTCCACGGCCACGGGGGGCGACTTCGTGTTCGCTTACGCCGGCGCGAGCACTCAGATGATCACCCTGTTCTCGGCGTTCGGCGGGTTCACCGGCGGCGTCACCATCGCGGCCGGAGACGTGCAAGGGGTCGGCCGCGACCAGATCATCGTGGGCACCGCGTCCCAGGTGGGCGCGGCCGGGGTGTTCAACACCGCCGGCCAACTGCTCCAGCCGTACTACTTCGCCCCGATCCCGATGAACGGGGTGAACGTGGCCGCGGGCGACCTGAACAACTCCGGGCACGACGACATCATCTTCGGGGCGCGGACCGGATCGACGCTGGTGCTCGAGTACGACGGGGTGTCGCAGGGGCTGATGGGGTGGTTCTTCGCGTACCCGGGCCAGTCGTTCGGGGTGACCGTGGCGACCGAGGACCCGACCGGGGACGGGTACGCCGACATCGTCACCGGGTTCACCGGCAACGTGTCGGCGATCGCCCTCTACAGCGGCCTTTCGTTCCAACTGCTCGCTGTCGATTTCACACCGGCTGGTACTTCCGGCCTCAGCGTTGCGGGCAGTCACGCGTGA
- a CDS encoding IS1 family transposase, translating into MDDLSRFCCLNAHCPDHGKRNHGNLTVPARYGPNKTRVLRCRTCKARFSERKGTPLFDARLPAARVTAVLAHVAEGIGTRKTARLTGVHTNTVTRYIRRAGQHARALHDELVAFSPDDPRSAVR; encoded by the coding sequence ATGGACGACCTGAGCCGCTTCTGTTGCCTCAATGCCCATTGTCCCGACCATGGGAAACGGAACCACGGGAACCTGACCGTGCCGGCCCGTTATGGGCCGAACAAGACGCGGGTGCTCCGGTGCCGGACCTGCAAGGCCCGGTTCTCCGAGCGCAAGGGCACCCCACTGTTCGACGCCCGACTGCCGGCCGCGCGGGTGACCGCGGTTCTGGCTCACGTGGCCGAAGGGATCGGGACCCGCAAGACCGCACGGCTCACCGGGGTTCATACCAATACGGTGACCCGGTACATCCGACGGGCCGGCCAACATGCCCGCGCGTTGCACGACGAGCTCGTGGCTTTTTCCCCCGACGACCCGCGAAGTGCAGTTCGATGA
- a CDS encoding transposase family protein: MQFDEKWDFVGRKEKNCGPDETRRGDCWDHVALDPESRLVVSLLVGKRTEDATHALVRDFHRRTGGRVMRLMTSDEYPVYASAIRDTYGHLVTPPRTGRPGRPRKAHRVIPPEVTYATVHKERENNRVVAVSTRVVFGAVVAVTAALLASAVSTAVNTCFVERHNGTDRNRCSRKVRKSYGFSKDWDTHRAATAFSYFSYNFCWPVRTLRHKGADGRWHQRTPAMAAGLTDRVWALSEWLTLPAVQCR, translated from the coding sequence GTGCAGTTCGATGAGAAGTGGGATTTCGTGGGCCGTAAGGAGAAGAACTGCGGCCCCGACGAGACCCGGCGCGGGGACTGCTGGGACCACGTGGCCCTCGATCCCGAGAGCCGATTGGTCGTGAGCCTGTTGGTCGGTAAGCGGACCGAGGACGCGACCCACGCCCTGGTCCGTGACTTCCACCGGCGCACCGGGGGCCGAGTGATGCGGCTCATGACGTCCGACGAGTACCCGGTGTACGCCTCGGCGATCCGGGACACCTACGGGCACTTGGTGACCCCGCCGCGAACCGGGCGACCCGGTCGGCCGCGCAAGGCCCACCGGGTCATCCCGCCCGAGGTCACCTATGCGACCGTCCACAAGGAGCGGGAGAACAACCGGGTGGTGGCGGTGAGCACGCGGGTGGTGTTCGGGGCGGTGGTGGCGGTCACGGCCGCGCTACTCGCCTCGGCGGTGAGCACGGCGGTCAACACGTGCTTCGTGGAGCGACACAACGGGACGGACCGGAATCGGTGCAGCCGCAAGGTGCGCAAGAGCTATGGGTTCTCGAAGGACTGGGACACGCACCGTGCGGCCACCGCCTTCAGCTACTTCAGCTACAACTTCTGCTGGCCGGTCCGCACGCTCCGCCACAAGGGTGCCGACGGGCGCTGGCACCAGAGAACACCGGCAATGGCCGCGGGACTGACCGATCGGGTGTGGGCGCTATCCGAATGGTTGACCCTGCCAGCGGTGCAATGCAGGTAG
- a CDS encoding amino acid adenylation domain-containing protein, translating to MVTGVHGLHRLFEFQTAATPDALAVVSGDHEVSYHELNARANRLARRLREYGVGSGSVVALCVDRSPEMVVGVLGILKAGGAYLPLDPAYPSQRLAFMLADAGAVLLTQHALQDRLPERSGPVIFLDDAAAGPGAPDDSNLLVETGPADPAYVIYTSGSTGTPKGVVVTHGNVVRLFSATEPWFRFGPADVWTLFHSIAFDFSVWELWGALLYGGQLVVVPYAISRSPQDFYRLLCARRVTVLNQTPAAFRQLVRAEEALGVAPDLALRYVIFGGESLELQGLRPWFERHGDRSPQLVNMYGITETTVHVTYRPLTRADLDRPVRGSPIGVPIPDLRVHVLDERLQAVSPGQSGEMYVGGAGVARGYLNRPELTAERFIPDPFATDPLARLYKSGDLALVSPDGQLEFLGRADGQVKIRGFRIEVGEIEAALARHPEVGEAVVVAREDVPGERRLVAYVAPRAGGAIDPSELRNRLKETLPDYMVPAAVVVLDALPLTANGKVDRAALPVPERRPSEPPAAGAGTELERQIRAVWMRHLHCDAGPDDNFFDLGGTSLHLAEVHTELQNRLGGAWPLAVLFECPTVRALAARLAGTTGPHPAAAASAQDRAQLQRGAFARLKQRKGPDA from the coding sequence ATGGTTACCGGCGTTCACGGCCTACACCGCCTGTTCGAGTTCCAAACGGCGGCAACCCCGGACGCGCTCGCGGTCGTATCCGGTGACCACGAGGTGAGTTATCACGAACTGAACGCCCGCGCGAACCGCTTGGCGCGCCGCTTGCGTGAATACGGTGTCGGTTCGGGTTCGGTGGTCGCCCTCTGTGTCGATCGATCGCCCGAGATGGTCGTCGGCGTCCTCGGGATTCTGAAAGCGGGCGGGGCGTACCTGCCCCTCGACCCCGCGTACCCCTCACAGCGTTTGGCGTTCATGCTGGCAGACGCCGGGGCGGTACTCTTGACCCAGCACGCGCTCCAAGATCGACTCCCCGAACGTTCCGGCCCCGTTATCTTTCTCGATGACGCGGCCGCCGGACCCGGTGCGCCGGACGACAGTAACCTGCTCGTTGAGACGGGTCCCGCGGACCCGGCCTACGTCATCTACACGTCGGGCTCGACCGGTACCCCCAAGGGCGTCGTGGTGACGCATGGGAACGTTGTTCGGCTCTTTTCTGCGACCGAGCCGTGGTTCCGGTTCGGTCCCGCGGACGTCTGGACCCTCTTTCATTCGATCGCGTTCGATTTCTCCGTGTGGGAGCTATGGGGCGCATTGCTCTACGGCGGGCAACTGGTCGTCGTCCCGTACGCGATCAGCCGCTCGCCCCAGGACTTCTATCGGCTGTTGTGCGCCCGGCGGGTGACGGTCCTCAACCAGACGCCGGCGGCGTTCCGCCAACTGGTCCGGGCGGAGGAGGCGCTGGGCGTCGCGCCGGACCTCGCATTGCGCTACGTCATTTTTGGCGGTGAGTCCCTGGAACTTCAGGGGTTGCGGCCCTGGTTCGAGCGCCACGGGGACCGGTCCCCGCAACTGGTCAACATGTACGGGATTACGGAGACGACCGTTCACGTGACCTATCGGCCGCTGACCCGCGCGGATCTGGACCGGCCCGTGAGGGGCAGCCCGATCGGCGTGCCCATTCCTGATCTGCGTGTCCACGTCCTCGACGAGCGGCTCCAAGCGGTTTCGCCGGGGCAATCGGGTGAAATGTACGTCGGCGGGGCGGGCGTCGCGCGCGGGTACCTCAACCGGCCCGAACTCACCGCCGAGCGGTTCATCCCCGACCCCTTTGCCACCGACCCACTGGCCCGACTGTACAAGAGCGGCGACCTGGCACTCGTGTCGCCCGACGGGCAGCTCGAGTTCCTCGGCCGGGCCGACGGGCAGGTGAAAATTCGCGGGTTCCGCATCGAGGTCGGGGAGATCGAAGCGGCGCTGGCGCGGCACCCGGAGGTCGGTGAAGCCGTTGTGGTGGCGCGTGAGGACGTGCCGGGCGAGCGCCGGCTGGTCGCCTACGTCGCGCCCCGGGCGGGGGGGGCGATCGATCCGAGCGAGTTGAGGAACCGGCTCAAAGAGACGCTGCCGGATTACATGGTCCCCGCGGCCGTAGTTGTCCTCGACGCCCTGCCGCTGACCGCGAACGGGAAGGTGGATCGCGCGGCACTGCCCGTTCCCGAACGGCGACCGTCCGAACCGCCGGCGGCCGGTGCCGGCACCGAACTGGAGCGGCAGATTCGCGCCGTTTGGATGCGCCACCTGCACTGCGACGCGGGCCCGGACGACAACTTTTTCGACCTCGGCGGCACCTCCTTGCACCTCGCGGAGGTCCACACCGAACTCCAGAACCGTCTCGGCGGCGCCTGGCCCCTCGCGGTGCTGTTCGAGTGCCCCACCGTCCGCGCGCTCGCCGCTCGGTTGGCCGGAACGACCGGCCCTCACCCGGCCGCGGCCGCGTCCGCTCAAGATCGCGCCCAGCTCCAGCGCGGGGCGTTCGCACGGCTCAAGCAACGGAAGGGGCCGGACGCGTGA